The Aphidius gifuensis isolate YNYX2018 linkage group LG2, ASM1490517v1, whole genome shotgun sequence DNA window GTAATTTGAGCCTTGGTAATGTATCTGCTGATTCAAGAAGAGCACTAAGATCTGGtgctgaaaaaatatcaaaaacaatttcatCTGTTCGTACAACATTTGGTACTATATCtcaggtaatttatttattaaaaaataatcatgaaataattattaacagtgttgttgttgttttttttatttatagaaatttcGTAGTTCAACAAGACGAAGACAAATATTGGATGAACAACAATCACCAATAAATGGTGCATCAAGATCAGCAACACCTCAGACACGTTCACGTTGTCTTCTTGGTCGTACaccaacaaaattatattcaccATTTGGTATTGAGTCACCACGTCATGCTTGGGGAAAAGAAAATGACACAATTTCATCAacagaaattattaaaacaacacGTGAACCCCTAAGACCATTTCGTTTTATTAAATCACGTGGTTTTTCAACACTCAGATAAACATCATCAAGTACCTCAAAGcattaca harbors:
- the LOC122848452 gene encoding uncharacterized protein LOC122848452 — protein: MRPDSRSVSFTFHREVLADKNSPQLSRSRRNLRQRLQDRFDKDKDSKVDSKNKITIDKTNDKGWSNLSLGNVSADSRRALRSGAEKISKTISSVRTTFGTISQKFRSSTRRRQILDEQQSPINGASRSATPQTRSRCLLGRTPTKLYSPFGIESPRHAWGKENDTISSTEIIKTTREPLRPFRFIKSRGFSTLR